A stretch of the Psychroserpens sp. Hel_I_66 genome encodes the following:
- the recA gene encoding recombinase RecA — protein MSSEKDAKLKALKLTLDKLDKAYGKGTVMKMSDQAVVDVDAISSGSLGLDIALGVGGYPRGRVIEIYGPESSGKTTLTLHAIAEAQKAGGIAAFIDAEHAFDRTYAEKLGVDIDNLIISQPDNGEQALEIADNLIRSGAIDIVVIDSVAALTPKSEIEGEMGDSKMGLHARLMSQALRKLTGSISKTNCTVIFINQLREKIGVMFGNPETTTGGNALKFYASVRLDIRRSTQIKETDGNVAGNKTRVKVVKNKVAPPFKMCEFDIMYGEGISKVGEILDVAVEQEIVKKSGSWFSYGETKLGQGRDAVKALIKDNPELMDELEEKVRANIKATQ, from the coding sequence ATGAGCAGTGAAAAAGACGCTAAATTAAAAGCATTAAAATTAACTTTAGATAAATTAGATAAAGCCTACGGAAAAGGAACCGTTATGAAAATGAGCGATCAAGCAGTGGTTGATGTAGATGCTATTTCCTCAGGTTCTTTAGGTCTTGATATTGCTTTAGGAGTTGGTGGTTACCCAAGGGGTCGTGTGATAGAGATTTATGGTCCGGAATCTTCTGGTAAAACAACACTAACATTACATGCCATTGCCGAAGCTCAAAAAGCTGGAGGTATCGCAGCATTTATTGATGCAGAGCATGCTTTTGATAGAACTTATGCTGAAAAATTAGGCGTAGATATAGATAACTTAATTATTTCCCAACCAGATAATGGTGAACAAGCTTTAGAAATTGCAGATAACCTTATTAGATCTGGAGCTATTGATATCGTTGTTATTGACTCGGTTGCTGCATTAACGCCAAAAAGTGAAATTGAAGGTGAAATGGGTGACTCTAAAATGGGACTACACGCGCGTTTAATGTCTCAAGCATTAAGAAAATTAACAGGATCTATAAGCAAAACAAATTGTACCGTGATCTTTATTAACCAATTACGTGAAAAAATTGGAGTTATGTTTGGTAATCCAGAAACGACTACTGGTGGTAATGCTTTAAAATTTTATGCTTCGGTAAGATTAGATATTAGACGTTCTACTCAAATTAAGGAAACAGATGGTAATGTTGCAGGAAATAAAACCAGAGTAAAAGTGGTCAAGAATAAGGTCGCTCCTCCATTTAAAATGTGTGAATTTGACATCATGTATGGTGAAGGTATATCTAAAGTTGGAGAAATTCTAGATGTTGCTGTAGAACAAGAAATTGTTAAAAAGAGTGGTTCTTGGTTTAGTTATGGCGAAACCAAATTAGGTCAAGGTCGTGATGCGGTAAAAGCATTGATAAAAGACAATCCAGAATTAATGGATGAACTTGAAGAAAAGGTTCGCGCTAATATCAAAGCAACACAGTAA